CGGTAGAGCTTTACAAGTGGAATGTTATAAAAGATACTTGGGAGAGAAAAGGAAAAAGCACCACGGACGAAAACGGTCGTATTACCAACTTTTTAGACAAACAAAACAGCCACCCAGGCACGTACAAATTGGTATTTTTTACTCAAGAGTATTTTAAACGCAAGGGCGTGCAAACGTTTTACCCGTTAATAGAAGTATCGTTCGAGATGCTAAATACCGAGCATTACCACGTACCTATTACGCTATCGCCTTTTGGCTACTCTACCTACCGCGGTAGTTAATGCTAATATACCCATTAAAACACATAAAATTATGAAACAAAGAGTTCCCGTATCACACATTATGGCTAAAGGCTTGCTTGTTATTACACCCAATAAAAAAGTAAGTGAAGCCTACCAATTGTTAAACGAATACGATATTAGACATTTACCCGTTGTAGAGGGCACCAAGTTAGTAGGCGTTATTAGTAAAAACGATTTATCTAAAGCCGGTTACGTAACCCCAGAGATGAACGAAACAGCTATAATGGAAATTTACAGCGCTTATAAGGTAGAAGATATTATGGTTAAAAACCCAGTAGCTATTACTGCCGATACCAATATTAAAGAAGCTGCCGAATTGCTAGCCCAACAAAGCTTTCACTCCTTACCTGTAGTAGATAATAACGAGGTAGTAGGTATTATTACCACCACCGATTTAATTAAATATTTAATAGACCAATATTAATAAAAGCCGTTACAAGTAACGGCTTTTATTATGCGCTGTTTTTACAAAAAAAGCACAGTTTACTCTTAAAATTTAATATAAATTGTAACGTTTAAAAAAATAAAAAAAGCCAGCATTACTG
This genomic window from Flavobacterium agricola contains:
- the uraH gene encoding hydroxyisourate hydrolase, whose translation is MKKYILLFLVAFGFTHFSMAQDNQYLLSTHILDISVGKPAANVTVELYKWNVIKDTWERKGKSTTDENGRITNFLDKQNSHPGTYKLVFFTQEYFKRKGVQTFYPLIEVSFEMLNTEHYHVPITLSPFGYSTYRGS
- a CDS encoding CBS domain-containing protein; the encoded protein is MKQRVPVSHIMAKGLLVITPNKKVSEAYQLLNEYDIRHLPVVEGTKLVGVISKNDLSKAGYVTPEMNETAIMEIYSAYKVEDIMVKNPVAITADTNIKEAAELLAQQSFHSLPVVDNNEVVGIITTTDLIKYLIDQY